The sequence below is a genomic window from Dethiosulfovibrio russensis.
CAGGAAATATCAAAGAAGACCGATGGTACTTACATAAAGATATCCGGCAACCCCGAACTAGCCGAGGACATTCTCGCCACTTTGAGGGAAGAAATCGCCGAGGCGGAAAAAGAGGCGTCAGGAAACTAATCCAATAAGAGACAAAAAAGGGATGAGCGGATCCCACAATCCGCTCATCCCTCGAAAAAACAAAAAACTTCATCTACGCGAGTAGTATATCACGGAGGCGGTATTAATGGATCAGAAAAAGAAATACATCCACGCAGTTCCCAACTTCAGCGAAGGACGTCGTACCGAGGTGATCGAAGCCATAGTGGGCGAAATCAAGAACGTAAAAGGGGTTAAACTAATCGACTTCTTTCCCGACGCCGACTTCAACCGTACCGTCATCGAGTGTATAGGCGAGCCGGAGCCTCTCATGGAAGCTCTCTTGAACATGGCGGGGAAGGCTTACGAGCTCATAGACATGGAAAAACAGCAAGGAGCTCATCCTAGAATCGGAGCGCAGGACACCATACCGGTATTCCCTCTCATGAACGTAACTCTAGAAGAATGCGCCGAGTTCGCGGAAAAGGTAGGGACCGCCCTTTTCGAGAGATTCCAGGTACCCGTGTATTTCAGCGGCGAAAACGCCAGAACTCCAGAACGCAGTGAGTTGGGATACATAAGGAAAGGACAGTATGAAGGATTGAAAGAGGTCGTCCATCTACCCGAACGGGCTCCAGATCTAGGACCTGCCAAGCTACATCCCTCAGCGGGGGCGACCATCGTCAGTGCCGCCACTAGCAATCTGGTGGCGATAAACGTCCTTTTGAGCACCACCGATATAGAGGTAGGCAAGAGAATAGCCAAGATGATGAGAGGCCCTAGCGGAGGCTTCAGCACCATCCGATCCGTCGCCTTCAAGCCGGACGGATACGATAACGTGGCGGTATCCATGAATATGTTCGATATCGATCAGACCCCCATCTACAGGGCTTTCCAGGTAATAGAGAACGAGGCTAAGAGATACGGACTGAGCATCATAGGCACCCAGGTCTGTGGCACGCTGAGACAGAAGGCTCTCATCAACTGTGCCGAGTACTTCCTCCGCTTG
It includes:
- the ftcD gene encoding glutamate formimidoyltransferase, with amino-acid sequence MDQKKKYIHAVPNFSEGRRTEVIEAIVGEIKNVKGVKLIDFFPDADFNRTVIECIGEPEPLMEALLNMAGKAYELIDMEKQQGAHPRIGAQDTIPVFPLMNVTLEECAEFAEKVGTALFERFQVPVYFSGENARTPERSELGYIRKGQYEGLKEVVHLPERAPDLGPAKLHPSAGATIVSAATSNLVAINVLLSTTDIEVGKRIAKMMRGPSGGFSTIRSVAFKPDGYDNVAVSMNMFDIDQTPIYRAFQVIENEAKRYGLSIIGTQVCGTLRQKALINCAEYFLRLVDFDYNQIVENNILALVGEE